From one Sparus aurata chromosome 16, fSpaAur1.1, whole genome shotgun sequence genomic stretch:
- the ehd4 gene encoding EH domain-containing protein 4, protein MFSWVNKEQGGRNKEGEMYQTVTEGLQTLYTKKLLPLEETYLFHDFHSPALEPADFQSKPMVLLVGQYSTGKTTFIRYLLEQDFPGMRIGPEPTTDGFIAVMYGENEGVIPGNALVVDPKKPFRKLNAFGNSFLNRFICSQMPNEVLQSISIIDTPGILSGEKQRISRGYDFAEVLRWFGERVDRIILLFDAHKLDISDEFSEAIKAFKGQDDKIRVVLNKADQVDTQQLMRVYGALMWSLGKVINTPEVVRVYLGSFWAKPLQNSENRRLFEAESQDLFRDIQSLPRNAALRKLNDLIKRARLAKVHAYIVSHLKKEMPSLFGREKKKEELIMRLPEIYTILQREHHISPGDFPNVTKMQDMLQHYDFNKFPSLKMKLIESVDKMLATKIAVLMTMIREEESKAPPAMVSGGAFEGSQDGPFGHGYGEGISAGADAEDWIVSREKHRYDELFYMLMPVNGKITGVNAKKEMMNSRLPNNVLGKIWKLADCDHDGMLDDEEFALAQHLIKIKLEGYELPTELPDHLVPPSHRKNPTADALYNHSED, encoded by the exons ATGTTCAGCTGGGTGAACAAGGAGCAAGGTGGACGCAACAAGGAGGGAGAGATGTACCAGACGGTGACGGAGGGACTGCAGACTCTGTACACCAAGAAGCTGCTGCCGCTGGAGGAGACATACCTCTTCCATGACTTCCACTCCCCGGCCCTGGAGCCGGCCGACTTCCAGAGCAAGCCCATGGTGCTGCTGGTGGGCCAGTACTCCACCGGGAAAACCACCTTCATCAG gtaCCTGTTGGAGCAGGACTTTCCGGGGATGCGGATCGGTCCAGAACCGACCACCGACGGCTTCATCGCGGTGATGTACGGCGAGAACGAGGGCGTCATCCCCGGCAACGCCCTGGTGGTCGACCCTAAAAAACCCTTCAGGAAACTCAACGCGTTCGGAAACTCCTTCCTcaacag gttcaTCTGCTCTCAGATGCCCAATGAGGTTCTTCAGAGCATCAGCATCATCGACACTCCTGGCATCCTGTCTGGAGAGAAACAACGAATCAGCAGAG GCTATGACTTTGCGGAGGTTCTGCGTTGGTTCGGCGAGCGGGTCGACCGGATCATTCTGCTGTTCGACGCTCACAAGCTGGACATCTCTGACGAGTTCTCCGAGGCCATCAAAGCCTTCAAAGGTCAAGACGACAAGATCCGCGTCGTCCTCAACAAGGCCGACCAG GTGGACACGCAGCAGCTGATGCGAGTGTACGGCGCCCTCATGTGGTCGCTGGGGAAGGTGATCAACACTCCAGAGGTGGTGAGGGTTTACCTGGGCTCCTTCTGGGCCAAACCGCTGCAGAACAGCGAGAACAG gcgTCTGTTCGAGGCGGAGTCTCAGGACCTCTTCAGGGACATCCAGAGTCTCCCGAGAAACGCAGCGCTGCGTAAACTCAACGACCTCATCAAGAGAGCGCGGCTCGCTAAG GTGCACGCCTACATCGTGAGCCACCTGAAGAAGGAGATGCCGTCTCTGTTCGGccgggagaagaagaaggaggagctgATCATGAGGCTGCCGGAGATCTACACCATCCTGCAGAGAGAGCACCACATCAGCCCCGGAGACTTCCCCAACGTCACCAAGATGCAG GACATGCTGCAGCACTACGACTTCAACAAGTTCCCGTCTCTGAAGATGAAGCTCATCGAGTCCGTGGATAAGATGTTGGCCACAAAGATCGCCGTTCTGATGACGATGATCCGGGAGGAGGAGTCGAAGGCGCCGCCAGCCATGGTGTCCGGCGGCGCCTTCGAGGGCTCCCAGGACGGACCCTTCGGTCACGGCTACGGCGAGGGCATCAGCGCCGGGGCGGACGCCGAGGACTGGATCGTCAGCCGCGAGAAGCACCGCTACGACGAGCTCTTCTACATGCTGATGCCCGTCAACGGCAAGATCACCGGCGTCAACGCCAAGAAGGAGATGATGAACTCGCGGCTGCCCAACAACGTGCTGGGGAAGATCTGGAAGCTGGCCGACTGCGACCACGACGGCATGCTGGACGACGAGGAGTTCGCGCTCGCTCAGCACCTCATCAAGATCAAACTGGAGGGCTACGAGCTGCCCACCGAGCTGCCCGACCACCTGGTGCCCCCGTCCCACCGCAAAAACCCCACCGCAGACGCCCTGTACAACCACAGCGAGGACTAG